A genomic window from Brachyspira sp. SAP_772 includes:
- the dprA gene encoding DNA-processing protein DprA has protein sequence MHSDNRKNIYLIALNQIDKVGDKRISELITHYDSVENIFEDKEENIKLLLEKKFKSQIGNFNKNEILDKANDIIEKSKSHNIGILSLFDKDYPFNLKQIDNPPYILYYKGDLKKLRRNSIGVVGTRFPTDKSCKYAFDISSKLSALNISVVSGMAKGVDKEAHIGAISSGANTVAVLGCGIDNVYPSENLKVYNKLIEKGLIVSEFEVGRKPDKTNFPRRNRIISGLSYAVVMVEASSKSGALITVDFALNQGRDVYIAPYDEKLKEYYGNHKLYKDGAKIAYNILDILEDFDDIFSNDENYVKMKLKYFEGGNINKTREVKKVKKVNKVNDVKENNKVSKQEKKLEKKENKKQNKKQNGKVKDVVVKPNLEDDEAFIYNIISEVEKIHIDDIIEKTNMKVQVVTSLLMQLEINGFIKQLSGKYYSIEK, from the coding sequence ATGCATAGTGATAATAGAAAGAACATATATCTAATAGCTTTAAATCAGATTGACAAAGTAGGCGACAAAAGAATATCAGAGCTTATCACTCATTATGACTCTGTAGAAAATATTTTTGAAGACAAAGAAGAGAATATAAAATTGCTATTAGAAAAGAAGTTCAAATCACAAATAGGCAATTTTAATAAAAATGAAATATTAGACAAAGCAAACGATATAATAGAAAAATCAAAAAGTCATAATATTGGCATATTAAGTTTATTTGATAAAGACTATCCGTTTAACTTAAAGCAAATAGACAATCCTCCGTATATACTTTATTATAAAGGGGATTTAAAAAAGTTAAGAAGAAATTCTATAGGAGTGGTAGGCACAAGGTTTCCCACAGATAAAAGTTGTAAATATGCTTTTGATATATCTTCAAAGCTTTCAGCATTAAATATTTCAGTAGTATCTGGCATGGCTAAGGGAGTAGATAAAGAGGCACATATTGGGGCTATAAGTTCTGGGGCTAATACTGTAGCGGTTTTGGGCTGCGGAATAGACAATGTTTATCCTTCAGAGAATTTAAAGGTTTATAATAAGTTAATAGAAAAGGGGCTTATAGTAAGTGAGTTTGAAGTAGGAAGAAAGCCGGATAAAACAAATTTCCCAAGAAGAAACAGAATAATATCAGGACTTTCTTATGCTGTTGTTATGGTTGAGGCTTCTAGTAAATCGGGTGCTTTAATAACTGTAGATTTTGCACTCAATCAAGGCAGAGATGTTTATATAGCTCCATACGATGAAAAGTTAAAAGAATATTACGGCAATCATAAACTTTATAAGGACGGTGCCAAAATAGCCTATAATATATTAGACATATTAGAAGATTTTGATGATATATTTTCTAATGATGAAAATTATGTTAAGATGAAGCTTAAATATTTTGAAGGCGGCAATATTAACAAAACTAGAGAAGTTAAAAAAGTAAAAAAAGTTAATAAGGTTAATGATGTTAAAGAAAATAATAAGGTTTCAAAACAAGAGAAGAAATTAGAGAAGAAAGAAAACAAGAAACAAAATAAAAAACAAAATGGTAAAGTAAAGGATGTTGTTGTAAAACCTAATTTAGAAGATGATGAAGCTTTTATTTATAATATAATAAGCGAGGTTGAAAAAATACACATAGACGATATAATAGAAAAAACTAATATGAAAGTTCAGGTTGTAACATCTTTGCTTATGCAATTAGAGATTAATGGTTTTATAAAGCAGTTATCTGGAAAATATTATAGTATAGAGAAATAA
- the topA gene encoding type I DNA topoisomerase, translating to MATKTKEKKTTKKKLVIVESPAKAKTINRYLGSDYVVLSSMGHLIDLPRSRLAIDVDNGFEPEYITIRGRAKILNELKKEAKKSEEVLLAADDDREGESIAWHIGNKIRSINSAVPIKRIVFHEITKDALKEAIDKPRDIDIAKVNAQKARRVLDRLIGYNLSPLLWEKIKRGLSAGRVQNVALLIICNREDEIETFVPVEYWTFGVFLKHKNKEFLAELQKYKGEKPELKTKEDVDAIMEHLKDKNYTVSNIEIKDRLRNPTAPYTTSKLQQAASTSLGYNSSKTMQIAQTLYEGVSIAGEATGLITYMRTDSVRISPVAQEQARDFIQKEYGSNYLPPEPPNYSVKKNAQDAHEAIRPTNVFLTPESVKEYLKTDQYKLYKLIWERFVSSQMLPAKMKNTRAVIVAGDCEFAVSSSKIEFDGFMKVLTIDKEDKEKASKMPSLSNGEVCDFVEHNPQQHFTTPPPRYTDASLVKILEESGIGRPSTYAPTIKTIISRHYVQRKGKQLVPTELGKLVNELISENFPELVNIHFTADMESKLDKIEDDNVEWNNILKEFYPHFLDTLKTATENIHNMKDFFNEETDFVCEKCGKKMIKRLGRYGYFIACSGFPECKNTKGISFGVCPKCGGDITLKRSKRGREFYGCSNYPKCDFVSWDKPLLEPCPKCNGLMVEKNIKNKGLFKVCIKEDCGYSEEIKEE from the coding sequence ATGGCTACAAAAACTAAAGAAAAGAAAACTACCAAAAAGAAATTAGTAATAGTTGAGTCCCCAGCTAAGGCAAAGACTATAAATAGATATTTAGGTTCAGATTATGTAGTATTATCATCAATGGGGCATTTAATAGATTTACCAAGAAGCAGACTAGCTATAGATGTAGACAATGGTTTTGAGCCAGAATATATAACAATAAGGGGAAGAGCCAAGATATTAAATGAGCTTAAAAAAGAGGCAAAGAAATCTGAAGAGGTATTACTTGCAGCTGATGATGATAGGGAAGGGGAGAGTATAGCTTGGCACATAGGAAACAAGATAAGAAGCATTAACTCTGCTGTACCTATAAAGAGAATAGTTTTTCATGAGATTACAAAAGATGCACTTAAAGAAGCCATTGATAAACCTAGGGATATAGACATAGCAAAAGTAAATGCCCAAAAAGCAAGAAGGGTATTAGACAGACTTATTGGTTATAATTTGAGTCCTTTACTTTGGGAGAAGATAAAAAGAGGACTTTCTGCAGGAAGGGTACAAAATGTTGCTTTGCTTATAATTTGCAACAGAGAAGATGAGATTGAAACATTTGTTCCTGTAGAATATTGGACATTTGGAGTATTTTTAAAGCATAAAAATAAAGAGTTTTTGGCAGAGCTTCAGAAATATAAAGGTGAAAAGCCAGAATTAAAAACAAAAGAAGATGTTGATGCCATAATGGAGCATTTAAAAGATAAAAATTACACAGTATCAAACATAGAGATAAAAGACAGATTAAGAAACCCAACAGCTCCATACACTACAAGTAAATTACAGCAGGCAGCAAGCACATCTTTAGGTTATAACTCATCAAAGACAATGCAAATAGCACAAACACTCTATGAAGGAGTTTCTATAGCAGGAGAGGCTACAGGGCTTATAACATATATGCGTACTGATAGCGTGAGAATATCTCCAGTGGCACAAGAGCAGGCGAGGGATTTTATACAAAAGGAATATGGAAGCAATTATCTTCCTCCAGAGCCTCCAAATTATTCTGTAAAAAAGAATGCACAAGATGCTCACGAAGCTATAAGACCTACTAATGTATTTTTAACACCAGAGAGCGTTAAAGAATATTTAAAAACAGATCAATATAAACTTTATAAACTTATATGGGAGAGATTTGTTTCTTCACAGATGCTTCCTGCAAAAATGAAAAATACAAGAGCAGTAATTGTTGCGGGTGATTGTGAGTTTGCTGTTTCTTCATCAAAAATAGAGTTTGACGGATTTATGAAAGTGCTTACTATAGACAAAGAGGATAAAGAAAAGGCTTCAAAAATGCCTAGTTTATCTAATGGTGAAGTATGCGATTTTGTAGAGCATAATCCTCAGCAGCATTTTACAACACCTCCTCCAAGATATACAGATGCTTCACTTGTAAAAATACTTGAAGAATCAGGTATAGGCAGACCTTCTACTTATGCTCCAACAATTAAAACAATTATATCAAGGCATTATGTACAGAGAAAAGGCAAACAGCTTGTACCAACAGAGCTTGGAAAGCTTGTTAATGAACTTATAAGCGAAAATTTCCCAGAACTTGTAAATATTCACTTTACTGCCGACATGGAAAGTAAACTTGATAAAATAGAAGACGATAATGTTGAATGGAATAATATATTAAAAGAGTTCTATCCTCATTTTTTGGATACGCTCAAAACTGCCACAGAAAATATTCACAATATGAAAGATTTCTTCAATGAAGAGACTGATTTTGTATGTGAGAAATGCGGCAAGAAGATGATTAAACGCTTAGGAAGATACGGATATTTTATTGCTTGTTCTGGTTTTCCTGAATGTAAGAACACTAAAGGTATATCTTTTGGTGTTTGTCCTAAATGTGGAGGAGATATTACATTAAAGCGTTCTAAGAGAGGAAGAGAGTTTTATGGTTGTTCCAATTATCCTAAATGCGATTTTGTAAGTTGGGATAAACCTTTGCTTGAGCCTTGTCCTAAATGTAATGGGCTTATGGTAGAGAAGAATATTAAAAACAAAGGATTGTTTAAGGTTTGTATCAAGGAAGATTGTGGTTATTCAGAGGAAATAAAAGAAGAATAA
- a CDS encoding glycosyltransferase, which translates to MNICLISNNNYVDYVSSLIVSILKNSSLNDKFHFHIIEIDITDYNKDKLKELKNIKDFEISFYRPEKYINKAKELSNREHNKYWHYTIFIKLFIPLILKDLDNVLFLDSDQIVLSSLSKFYEYNISNSYLLVVRLFGHNISWIGNNIESIMNKFGANKNDYINGGILLFNIKHLYNNIKYDELSKNIDDAIDYFEKIGIGWTEELVFLYLFTKKISYIDCNVVYGTDINNNSPKLSKSIELLESNNKDEINIIHFSAKNIKPLSNYKNIDIYYNIFWEYFILTPFFKENTIKYINIYSNNISKYNIIKLKSNFIKIIDKIVWYIPIKKIRNSIRDSLTKKIFE; encoded by the coding sequence ATGAATATATGTTTAATATCAAATAATAATTATGTTGACTATGTTTCTTCATTAATCGTATCTATATTAAAAAATTCATCATTAAATGATAAATTTCACTTCCATATTATAGAAATTGATATTACAGATTATAATAAAGATAAGCTAAAAGAGCTAAAAAATATTAAAGATTTTGAAATATCTTTTTATAGACCTGAAAAATATATTAATAAAGCTAAAGAATTAAGTAATAGAGAACATAATAAATATTGGCATTATACTATATTTATTAAATTATTTATACCTCTTATATTAAAAGATTTGGATAATGTATTGTTTTTAGATTCTGATCAAATAGTTTTATCAAGTCTATCTAAATTTTATGAGTATAACATTTCTAATAGTTATCTTTTGGTTGTTAGGTTATTTGGACATAATATATCATGGATTGGAAATAATATTGAAAGCATTATGAATAAGTTTGGAGCTAATAAAAATGATTATATTAATGGTGGAATATTATTGTTTAATATAAAACATTTATATAATAATATTAAATATGATGAGTTATCAAAAAATATAGATGATGCTATAGATTATTTTGAAAAGATAGGAATTGGCTGGACAGAAGAATTAGTTTTTTTATATCTTTTTACAAAAAAAATATCATATATAGATTGTAATGTTGTATATGGTACAGATATAAACAACAATTCACCCAAATTAAGCAAATCTATAGAATTATTAGAAAGCAATAATAAAGATGAAATTAATATAATACATTTTAGTGCAAAAAATATTAAACCATTGTCTAATTATAAAAATATAGATATATATTATAATATATTTTGGGAATATTTTATTTTAACTCCATTTTTTAAAGAAAATACAATAAAATATATAAATATTTATAGTAATAATATATCAAAATATAACATAATAAAATTAAAATCAAATTTTATAAAAATTATTGATAAAATAGTATGGTATATACCCATTAAAAAAATCAGAAATTCTATTAGAGATAGTCTTACAAAAAAAATATTTGAATAA
- a CDS encoding N-acetylmuramoyl-L-alanine amidase → MYQGRLWLFRGNKRRIILFLVLALFNTYFLLYPENNDKIKLNNLNITAEELKKAFNPAKNKFDSKGITTIIIDPGHGGRDPGSIGVGKIYEKDIVLSFSLELKKELENILPNVKIVLTRTNDTYPTLAERFEIANTAAKINTEKANNALLISVHANASLSSSAKGFEAYFVSAQESSEYARAVSMFENDALVKFDKIDSAKYEDYSSQVTHNYMLIEQYQKESRILAESITDEVYKVSGVSKRNKPVQNALFYVLKGAIMPSTLIEVGFITNPDDAKFLKNKETRLKMVKATAKGVKKYIEFYDDTKGFTK, encoded by the coding sequence TTGTATCAAGGAAGATTGTGGTTATTCAGAGGAAATAAAAGAAGAATAATATTATTTTTGGTATTAGCTCTATTTAATACTTACTTTTTATTATATCCAGAGAATAATGATAAGATAAAATTAAACAATTTAAATATTACAGCAGAAGAATTAAAAAAAGCTTTTAACCCAGCAAAAAATAAATTTGATTCTAAAGGCATAACAACAATAATAATAGACCCCGGACATGGCGGAAGAGATCCCGGTTCTATTGGTGTTGGAAAGATATATGAAAAAGATATAGTTTTGTCATTTTCTTTAGAGCTTAAAAAAGAATTAGAAAATATACTGCCAAATGTAAAAATAGTATTAACGAGAACAAATGACACATATCCAACTCTTGCAGAGCGTTTTGAAATAGCAAATACTGCAGCAAAAATAAACACAGAAAAAGCAAATAATGCATTATTAATAAGTGTTCATGCCAATGCTTCATTAAGTTCTAGTGCTAAGGGTTTTGAGGCATATTTTGTAAGTGCTCAGGAATCAAGCGAATATGCTAGGGCAGTGTCTATGTTTGAAAATGATGCATTGGTAAAGTTTGATAAAATAGATTCAGCAAAATACGAAGACTATTCATCACAAGTTACACATAATTATATGCTTATAGAGCAGTATCAAAAAGAAAGCAGAATATTGGCAGAGTCTATTACAGATGAAGTTTATAAAGTATCTGGTGTATCAAAAAGAAATAAACCTGTACAAAATGCATTATTTTATGTTTTAAAAGGTGCGATAATGCCTTCTACACTTATAGAGGTTGGATTTATAACTAATCCAGATGATGCTAAGTTCTTAAAAAACAAAGAGACAAGACTAAAAATGGTAAAAGCTACAGCAAAAGGCGTAAAAAAATATATAGAATTTTATGACGACACCAAAGGTTTTACAAAATAA
- a CDS encoding tetratricopeptide repeat protein, with protein sequence MKKFLKISLFVFSCFFLMSCDQVFKNRFNLNRAYNLYEKGKNEDDDKALLDITDTYNDIINQKIYAQDRLGAVYRVLAERSLAKKQYAYAAKYFTEALKILPNSPYLRYGLGLSYANLAESADNETQKTNFLSRAENNIQFAISKDPQNPNYYAALSSLRGIQQNYYEEALSLINKSLETDPNNIDYLFILARIQYSLGNGKESIEAYRKIVSLAKENNIKQTALNNINQIINQMN encoded by the coding sequence ATGAAGAAATTTTTAAAAATATCATTATTTGTTTTTTCTTGCTTTTTTTTGATGTCTTGCGATCAGGTATTTAAAAACAGATTTAATCTCAACCGTGCCTACAATCTTTATGAGAAAGGCAAAAATGAAGATGATGACAAAGCCCTTCTCGATATTACAGACACCTACAACGACATAATAAACCAAAAGATTTATGCTCAAGATAGGTTAGGGGCAGTATATAGAGTTTTGGCAGAAAGAAGCCTAGCAAAAAAGCAATATGCCTATGCTGCAAAATATTTTACAGAGGCTTTAAAAATTCTTCCCAACAGCCCGTACTTGCGTTATGGTTTAGGATTATCGTATGCAAACCTTGCAGAGAGTGCCGACAATGAAACACAAAAAACAAACTTTTTATCCCGTGCAGAAAACAACATACAGTTTGCCATAAGTAAAGACCCGCAAAACCCAAACTACTATGCAGCGTTATCATCACTTAGGGGCATACAGCAAAACTACTATGAAGAAGCATTAAGCCTAATAAATAAATCTCTCGAAACTGACCCCAACAATATAGATTATTTGTTTATACTTGCACGCATACAATATAGTTTAGGAAACGGCAAAGAATCAATAGAAGCCTATAGAAAGATAGTGTCTTTAGCAAAAGAAAACAACATAAAGCAAACGGCTTTGAATAACATAAATCAAATAATAAATCAAATGAATTAG
- a CDS encoding sialidase family protein: protein MSKKIIYLLSLLMALSLVFASCKKNSVTDALQNQPDTPDTTKPPTEDLTGGLFTDADKLAGYATKPVQETEVAKYYNKDYMRNPVITVVNGTNVVIFYEVRYQTPGAGNDVALTGTNAVDIVYIQSYDGGVSFDTTIGDPKYVGGSKTTDPKNSHGAPIVFYDKTHKKIVVVASAGIGLSSGTLQNGSSKIEYSVAPINDDGSVGNFGQWREVSVSDGTGNFKQFGTHSARGTVYNNNLLLPVTLVTYNQANVSQSTFGYSVYQGTTTDNGTTYSWKKLHGPVTMSSTAVKETRIVSATSESAYTSISVPAGDANLYQAANGAVPNPTSIKAGDGSAGTLVVKDWKGATSYSPSDYAGTFDTANGTPQAIVSHVLNTESNLAVRLVDGNFKTQQKNSFNLGGSYARNSKSSSLDILKDGTIVMAAEGGVADSTVKGSQTFYIYFNRYTQAYLTAQTGN, encoded by the coding sequence ATGAGTAAAAAGATTATTTATTTATTATCATTACTTATGGCTTTAAGCTTAGTGTTTGCAAGCTGTAAGAAAAACAGCGTTACAGACGCTCTTCAAAATCAGCCTGATACACCTGATACCACTAAACCACCTACAGAAGATTTAACTGGCGGTCTATTTACAGATGCGGATAAACTAGCTGGATATGCAACAAAACCAGTACAAGAGACAGAAGTTGCTAAATATTACAACAAAGACTATATGCGTAACCCAGTAATCACTGTAGTAAATGGTACAAATGTAGTTATATTTTATGAGGTAAGATACCAAACTCCAGGTGCTGGCAACGACGTAGCTTTAACAGGTACTAATGCTGTAGATATAGTTTATATACAAAGTTATGATGGTGGTGTAAGTTTTGACACTACTATAGGTGACCCTAAATATGTAGGCGGAAGCAAAACAACTGACCCTAAAAATTCTCATGGTGCTCCTATAGTTTTCTATGATAAAACACATAAAAAAATTGTAGTAGTAGCTTCAGCAGGTATAGGTCTTTCTTCTGGTACTTTACAAAATGGTTCATCAAAAATAGAATACTCTGTAGCACCTATTAATGATGATGGCAGTGTAGGAAACTTCGGTCAATGGAGAGAAGTTAGTGTTTCTGACGGAACAGGAAACTTTAAACAGTTTGGTACACATTCTGCAAGAGGAACTGTTTATAATAATAACCTTCTTCTTCCTGTTACATTAGTTACTTATAACCAAGCAAATGTGAGCCAATCAACATTTGGTTATTCAGTTTATCAAGGAACAACTACTGATAATGGAACAACATATAGTTGGAAAAAATTACATGGTCCTGTAACTATGTCTAGTACTGCAGTAAAAGAAACACGTATAGTATCAGCAACTAGTGAAAGCGCATATACATCTATATCTGTACCTGCTGGTGATGCTAACTTATACCAAGCTGCAAATGGTGCTGTACCTAATCCTACTTCTATAAAAGCTGGTGACGGTTCTGCTGGTACTTTAGTTGTTAAAGATTGGAAAGGTGCAACTTCATATAGTCCTTCTGATTATGCTGGTACTTTTGATACAGCAAATGGTACGCCACAAGCTATAGTTTCTCATGTTTTGAATACTGAATCAAACTTGGCTGTAAGATTAGTTGATGGTAATTTTAAAACACAACAAAAGAACTCCTTTAACCTTGGAGGTTCTTATGCAAGAAACTCTAAATCATCTTCTTTAGATATATTGAAAGATGGTACTATAGTTATGGCTGCTGAAGGTGGTGTAGCTGATTCTACTGTTAAAGGTAGTCAAACATTCTACATCTACTTCAATAGATATACTCAGGCTTATCTTACTGCTCAAACAGGTAACTAA